From uncultured Methanobrevibacter sp., a single genomic window includes:
- a CDS encoding ATP synthase subunit B, with product MNADIKTREYTTVSEVSGPLMVVEGVEGVAYNEIVEIEAPTGEHRRGQVLEVKDDVAVVQVFEGTTDLNTLNTKVRFTGETAKIGVSKDMMGRIFDGTGKPIDGGPEIIPEKELDINGNPMNPASREFPAEFIQTGISTIDGMNTLVRGQKLPIFSGSGLPHNDLAAQIARQAKVVGSDDDFAVIFAAMGITHEEANFFMRDFERTGALEKVTVFMNLADDPAIERILTPKMALTTAEYMAFELGMHVLVILTDLSNYCEALREISAARDEVPGRRGYPGYMYTDLAGIYERAGRIAGKEGSITQMPILVMPQDDITHPIPDLTGYITEGQIVLSRDIHRKGIYPPVDVLPSLSRLMSGGIGDDKTRDDHSGVSDQLYSAYAEGRNLRDLVAVVGEDALTERDQSFLAFAQAFEDEFITQAKDEDRSIVETLDLGWKLLTILPKTELKRVKDEFIEKYYPE from the coding sequence ATGAATGCTGATATTAAAACAAGAGAATATACAACAGTTTCTGAAGTTTCTGGTCCTTTGATGGTAGTAGAAGGTGTTGAAGGTGTAGCTTATAACGAAATCGTAGAAATCGAAGCTCCTACCGGTGAACACAGAAGAGGACAAGTATTAGAAGTAAAAGACGATGTTGCTGTTGTTCAAGTATTCGAAGGTACTACTGACTTAAACACCTTAAACACTAAAGTAAGATTTACTGGTGAAACTGCTAAAATCGGTGTTTCTAAAGATATGATGGGTCGTATCTTCGACGGTACTGGAAAACCTATTGACGGTGGTCCAGAAATCATCCCAGAAAAAGAATTAGATATTAACGGTAACCCAATGAACCCTGCATCAAGAGAATTCCCTGCAGAGTTTATCCAAACCGGTATTTCCACTATTGATGGAATGAACACCCTCGTAAGAGGACAAAAATTACCTATCTTTTCAGGATCTGGTTTACCACACAACGATTTAGCTGCTCAAATTGCAAGACAAGCTAAAGTAGTAGGTTCCGACGACGACTTCGCAGTAATTTTCGCTGCTATGGGTATTACTCACGAAGAAGCAAACTTCTTTATGAGAGATTTCGAAAGAACTGGAGCATTAGAAAAAGTAACTGTATTCATGAACTTAGCAGACGACCCTGCTATTGAAAGGATTCTTACTCCTAAAATGGCATTAACCACTGCTGAATACATGGCATTCGAACTTGGTATGCACGTATTGGTTATTCTTACTGACTTATCCAACTACTGTGAAGCATTAAGGGAAATTTCCGCAGCTAGGGACGAAGTACCTGGTCGTAGAGGTTACCCTGGTTACATGTACACTGACTTAGCTGGTATTTACGAACGTGCAGGACGTATTGCAGGTAAAGAAGGTTCTATTACTCAGATGCCTATCTTAGTTATGCCTCAAGACGATATTACTCACCCAATTCCTGACTTAACCGGATATATTACTGAAGGACAAATCGTACTCAGTAGGGATATCCACAGGAAAGGTATTTATCCACCTGTAGACGTACTTCCATCCTTATCTCGTTTGATGAGTGGTGGTATCGGTGACGATAAGACCCGTGATGACCACAGTGGTGTATCTGACCAACTTTATTCTGCTTACGCAGAAGGACGTAACTTAAGAGACTTAGTTGCTGTAGTAGGGGAAGACGCTCTTACTGAAAGGGACCAAAGTTTCTTAGCATTTGCTCAAGCTTTCGAAGATGAGTTCATTACTCAAGCTAAAGATGAAGACAGAAGTATTGTTGAAACTTTAGATCTTGGTTGGAAATTATTAACCATATTGCCTAAGACTGAACTTAAAAGAGTAAAAGATGAATTTATTGAAAAATATTACCCAGAATAA
- the ahaH gene encoding ATP synthase archaeal subunit H has product MAGISEAITQIKKAESDADSLVEQSTVDAKAMIDEATVKANEMIELAKNEASEEAQSTVFNAEENAKKEAESITSQAEKDVESIKNDARKNIDEAASIIVKNIL; this is encoded by the coding sequence ATGGCAGGGATATCAGAAGCTATTACCCAAATAAAAAAAGCTGAAAGCGATGCTGATTCCTTAGTAGAACAATCAACAGTCGATGCGAAAGCAATGATTGATGAGGCTACTGTTAAAGCTAATGAAATGATTGAACTTGCTAAGAATGAAGCTAGCGAAGAAGCTCAATCTACTGTTTTTAATGCAGAAGAAAATGCAAAGAAAGAAGCTGAATCTATTACTTCTCAAGCTGAAAAAGATGTTGAAAGCATCAAAAATGACGCAAGAAAAAATATAGATGAAGCTGCTTCAATTATTGTTAAAAATATTTTATAG
- a CDS encoding citryl-CoA lyase, giving the protein MNDNPKPGKNGFKFPEHSIKTKITDVKPNELVTRGYNQEDLITNLSFAEMVFLLLRERLPDERESKIFNHILVSFCDHGVTPPSTQSARLIASSGANINNAVAGGLLSFGKNHAGAIEKAMELFQESISSLNLEETADEDVNRKIAAKAIEIVDKYQSESKRVPGYGHRYHEKDPRAVKLLDLAIMESSIGPHTKLALVIESILSDRKGICLNVDGVNAGLLSDLGFDSSLGLGIFMIGRLPGLIAHAYEEMEEEEKFRRFCDLEDIVYEGFKNRDINEDSE; this is encoded by the coding sequence ATGAACGATAATCCAAAACCTGGTAAGAATGGTTTTAAATTTCCTGAACACAGCATAAAAACTAAGATTACTGATGTTAAGCCTAATGAATTGGTTACTAGAGGCTATAATCAGGAAGATTTAATAACAAATCTTAGCTTTGCAGAAATGGTATTCTTGCTTCTTAGGGAAAGATTGCCTGATGAGAGGGAATCCAAGATTTTTAACCATATTCTTGTTTCATTTTGCGATCATGGTGTAACCCCTCCAAGCACACAGTCTGCAAGGTTGATAGCATCATCCGGTGCAAACATCAATAATGCTGTTGCAGGAGGATTGCTGTCCTTTGGTAAAAACCATGCAGGAGCTATTGAGAAGGCTATGGAATTGTTCCAGGAATCAATCAGTTCATTGAACCTTGAGGAAACTGCAGATGAGGATGTAAACAGGAAAATAGCAGCTAAGGCTATTGAAATTGTTGATAAGTATCAATCCGAATCCAAAAGAGTGCCTGGCTATGGCCATAGGTATCATGAGAAGGATCCTCGTGCAGTGAAATTGCTTGATTTGGCCATTATGGAATCATCAATTGGTCCACATACAAAATTGGCACTTGTAATCGAGAGCATACTTTCTGACAGGAAAGGAATTTGCTTAAATGTGGATGGAGTCAATGCAGGATTGCTTTCTGATTTGGGCTTTGACAGCTCTTTAGGTTTAGGAATTTTCATGATTGGAAGACTTCCTGGACTTATAGCTCATGCATATGAAGAGATGGAAGAGGAAGAGAAATTCAGACGCTTCTGTGATTTGGAAGATATCGTTTATGAAGGATTTAAAAATAGAGACATTAATGAAGATTCAGAATAA
- a CDS encoding V-type ATP synthase subunit K (produces ATP from ADP in the presence of a proton gradient across the membrane; the K subunit is a nonenzymatic component which binds the dimeric form by interacting with the G and E subunits), with amino-acid sequence MVEIALGTALAAIGAGVAIGFAGLGSGLGQGMAAAGSVGAVAEDNDMFARGIIFSALPETQAIYGFLIAILLLVFSGLLGGGAGLSTTAGIVAIGVGASIGFAGLGSGMGQGMAAASSVGAIVEDTDMFARGIIFSALPETQAIYGFLIAILLMVFGGILG; translated from the coding sequence ATGGTAGAAATTGCTTTAGGTACTGCTTTAGCAGCAATTGGTGCTGGTGTAGCAATTGGTTTTGCTGGTTTAGGTTCCGGTTTAGGACAAGGTATGGCAGCAGCTGGATCTGTTGGAGCTGTAGCAGAAGATAACGACATGTTTGCAAGAGGTATTATTTTCTCTGCATTACCAGAAACTCAGGCTATTTACGGATTCTTGATTGCTATTTTATTACTTGTATTCTCAGGATTATTAGGTGGAGGCGCAGGTCTTTCCACTACTGCAGGTATTGTAGCTATTGGTGTAGGTGCATCTATCGGATTTGCAGGTTTAGGTTCCGGTATGGGACAAGGTATGGCAGCAGCTTCCTCTGTTGGTGCTATCGTTGAAGATACTGACATGTTTGCTAGAGGTATTATCTTCTCTGCATTACCAGAAACTCAAGCTATTTACGGTTTCTTGATTGCTATCTTACTTATGGTATTCGGTGGAATATTAGGTTAA
- a CDS encoding V-type ATP synthase subunit C, with product MADEIATIISSLGLSNEAFLAIVLLAFVVIGAIIVIVATRPILDVYPYLHPNARVRARKGRLFDEKQISELVEANNVEEITNYLRGSPDYAEYLDNYTLEKALDIQLGETYDLVSRMAPKEIQSSFKVMAKKSDIANIKSLLTAKEAGLSQEATEELLVPTGSLYEDLQRLTDVDTVTDVVAGLDGTEYAPILEEVLPEYEKTGMVLPLESALDKYYLDKLLASSETPSDENKQILYAYVGNQVDVANIKLILRAKVDGLDYDAISPYMIDSGYQLREWKLKDLMEAEDVTGVISSLEGTKYSEVLTDVLPEYNETGSVALFEQALDKFLVDSAKSYSMKKPLGIGPIIGFLSQKEVEVKNLKVIARAKREEDFPISKIREMLV from the coding sequence ATGGCTGATGAAATTGCTACAATCATAAGTTCCTTAGGACTTTCTAATGAGGCATTTTTAGCAATAGTTCTTTTAGCATTTGTAGTTATTGGTGCAATTATTGTAATTGTTGCAACTAGACCAATTTTAGATGTTTATCCATATCTTCATCCTAATGCGAGAGTAAGAGCAAGAAAAGGAAGATTATTTGATGAGAAACAAATTTCTGAACTTGTTGAAGCAAACAATGTTGAAGAAATTACCAACTATCTCAGAGGATCTCCTGACTATGCTGAATACTTAGATAATTATACACTTGAAAAGGCATTAGATATTCAACTTGGTGAAACTTACGATTTAGTTTCAAGAATGGCTCCTAAAGAAATTCAATCTTCATTTAAAGTAATGGCAAAGAAATCTGACATTGCTAATATTAAAAGCTTACTCACTGCTAAAGAAGCAGGATTAAGCCAAGAAGCTACTGAAGAACTTTTAGTTCCTACTGGTTCTTTATATGAAGATTTACAACGTTTAACTGATGTTGACACTGTAACAGATGTTGTTGCAGGATTAGACGGAACTGAGTATGCACCGATTTTAGAAGAAGTGCTTCCTGAATATGAAAAAACAGGTATGGTCCTTCCTTTGGAATCTGCATTAGATAAATATTATTTAGATAAATTACTCGCTTCCTCAGAAACACCATCTGATGAGAACAAACAAATTCTCTATGCTTACGTTGGAAATCAAGTTGATGTAGCTAATATTAAATTAATATTGAGAGCAAAAGTTGATGGATTAGATTATGATGCTATCAGTCCATATATGATTGATAGTGGATATCAATTAAGAGAATGGAAGCTTAAAGATCTTATGGAAGCAGAAGATGTAACTGGAGTAATCTCCTCTTTAGAAGGAACTAAATACTCTGAAGTACTTACCGATGTGCTTCCTGAATACAATGAAACTGGATCTGTAGCTCTCTTTGAGCAAGCTTTAGACAAGTTTTTAGTCGACTCTGCAAAATCCTATTCCATGAAAAAACCTTTAGGTATTGGACCTATAATAGGATTCTTGTCCCAAAAAGAAGTTGAAGTTAAAAACTTAAAAGTAATTGCAAGAGCTAAAAGAGAAGAAGACTTCCCAATATCTAAAATTAGGGAGATGTTAGTATGA
- a CDS encoding V-type proton ATPase subunit E: MSSGADKIVSNIMSDAQAKADVNKSEAQVKVDAILADGEKRAEATKVKISEDAAKQAEMRYQQIISEAKMNARRAELGAKEEVIEEAFSKATEDLTNMANTNDSEYVDALVEMIKEAAVEIGGGDLIVLLKQEDIPKVQDKLETIVGLIKSLIKREKPSDLSAIATEVSLETDVETTLEIGEPIDTIGGAILRTRNGEIQVNNTIESRMLRFKKSLRSEVAKTLFD; encoded by the coding sequence ATGAGCTCTGGAGCAGACAAAATTGTCTCTAACATAATGTCTGATGCTCAAGCAAAAGCTGATGTAAATAAAAGTGAAGCTCAAGTGAAAGTTGATGCTATTTTAGCTGATGGTGAAAAAAGAGCTGAAGCTACTAAAGTTAAAATCTCAGAAGATGCTGCAAAGCAAGCGGAAATGAGATATCAACAAATTATTTCTGAAGCTAAAATGAATGCTCGTAGGGCAGAATTAGGGGCAAAAGAAGAAGTAATCGAAGAAGCTTTCAGTAAAGCTACTGAAGATTTAACAAATATGGCAAATACCAATGATTCAGAATATGTGGATGCTTTAGTTGAAATGATTAAAGAAGCAGCTGTAGAAATTGGTGGCGGAGATTTAATCGTTTTATTAAAACAAGAAGACATTCCAAAAGTCCAAGATAAATTGGAAACTATTGTTGGCTTAATCAAGTCTTTAATTAAACGTGAAAAACCTTCTGATCTTAGTGCAATCGCTACAGAAGTTTCCCTTGAAACTGATGTTGAAACTACTTTAGAAATTGGCGAACCTATTGACACTATTGGTGGAGCTATATTAAGAACAAGAAATGGTGAAATTCAAGTTAATAACACTATTGAATCTAGAATGTTAAGATTTAAGAAATCATTACGTTCAGAAGTTGCAAAAACTTTATTTGATTAG
- a CDS encoding V-type ATP synthase subunit D: MAEEILDGINPTRMELLALKDREKLAVKGHSLLKQKRDALIKEFFDILDRVKGARENAETNLSEAYAALTEAQITMGDLAVQKAALSVKESVKVDISSRSIMGVNVPIADMEMESRTLVDRGYGLSDTSIQLDEAAKKFETALKYIIELGEIEKTIYLLADEIEATKRRVNSLEHIMIPRFQATIKSINMKLEEMERENFVRMKMIRSTIEKNEAEALAKAQLKAAQSE, encoded by the coding sequence ATGGCAGAAGAAATACTTGATGGTATTAACCCAACCCGTATGGAGTTATTAGCTCTTAAAGATAGGGAAAAACTTGCAGTTAAAGGTCACAGTTTGTTAAAACAAAAAAGGGACGCTTTAATTAAAGAGTTCTTCGACATCTTGGATAGAGTTAAAGGTGCTAGAGAAAACGCAGAAACTAACCTTTCTGAAGCTTACGCAGCACTTACTGAAGCTCAAATTACAATGGGTGATTTAGCTGTTCAAAAAGCAGCTTTATCTGTTAAAGAATCTGTTAAAGTAGATATTTCTTCAAGAAGTATTATGGGTGTTAACGTACCTATAGCTGATATGGAAATGGAATCAAGAACTTTAGTTGACAGAGGATACGGTTTATCCGACACTTCCATCCAATTAGACGAAGCAGCAAAGAAATTCGAAACTGCTTTGAAATACATTATTGAATTGGGGGAAATCGAAAAAACCATTTATCTTTTAGCTGATGAGATTGAAGCTACTAAACGTAGAGTAAACTCTCTTGAACACATTATGATTCCTAGATTCCAAGCTACTATTAAGTCCATTAATATGAAGCTTGAAGAAATGGAAAGGGAAAACTTCGTAAGAATGAAGATGATTAGATCTACTATCGAGAAAAACGAAGCAGAAGCTTTAGCAAAAGCTCAATTAAAAGCAGCTCAAAGTGAATAA
- a CDS encoding V-type ATP synthase subunit I has product MFRTARMRKLNVITLDKYASPTVSALHDEGIVQINDISERIQQDPKLAELLKPSKVTPHTGKLSSLLMKTSGISDLLGDALSEDRSMKELIMSFISPDLPVPKEVEDVDTESLIAYAESTLSQVEGETKGIENKLAALDSEESKLESNKDLAEKLKPLDMDLGLLSDSKYTSTIVGRITAESAQKFKDEYSKITDDLFYELVPDEEKESFIMVVVVANEYKDDIYTLLRKNEFEKFETEGLEGRPDSLISSSESRLQAIESERSQAKAELKVVAEKWDDEVLALKEQLENEKDKNEVFAGFAETDKTYVFEAWVPEKDVEKAQAIIETATEGHAIMEVEEVPDNAEDVPVLQQNNAYAKPYELLVEMYSPLKYNEIDPTLFVALTYPFFFGFCLTDAGYGLLVAIIGFILYRGMGKVNRTMHDGGLIIIASGVWAIILGLVTNGLLGDLWTRILGWGPALPTVIDSINAFKYPATILVIAIVIGIIYTNLGFILGAIDNLRYGEKKEAIGSQIVWFVFELGIILLILGFLFPAIGMIGMALGAVFIVAALGMLIWGNGAYGLMDVFGFMGDVLSYARLLALCLATGGIAMTVNILTNMVNDMIPVVGIVLAIIIFIGGHIANFLFQVLGAGVNALRLNYVEFFSQFYMGGKHSFEAFKAKRQFTKIKK; this is encoded by the coding sequence ATGTTTAGAACTGCGAGAATGCGTAAGCTTAATGTTATAACTTTGGACAAATACGCTAGTCCTACGGTCAGTGCACTTCACGACGAGGGTATTGTTCAAATAAATGATATTTCTGAACGTATTCAGCAAGATCCTAAGCTAGCAGAACTTTTGAAACCTTCAAAAGTTACACCCCACACCGGTAAGCTATCTTCACTTCTCATGAAGACAAGCGGTATTTCCGACTTGCTTGGAGATGCCTTGTCTGAGGATAGAAGCATGAAGGAACTGATAATGTCATTTATCAGTCCTGACCTTCCAGTTCCAAAAGAAGTCGAGGATGTTGATACTGAAAGCTTGATAGCTTATGCAGAATCAACATTAAGCCAGGTTGAAGGTGAAACAAAAGGTATTGAAAATAAGTTAGCCGCACTAGACAGTGAAGAGAGTAAACTTGAATCAAATAAGGACTTGGCCGAAAAGCTAAAACCTTTAGACATGGACTTAGGCCTATTAAGCGATTCCAAGTACACTTCTACCATTGTTGGTAGGATCACTGCTGAGTCAGCTCAGAAATTCAAAGATGAATACAGTAAGATTACAGATGATCTCTTCTATGAATTAGTTCCAGACGAAGAAAAAGAAAGTTTTATCATGGTTGTCGTCGTTGCTAATGAGTATAAGGATGATATCTATACCTTACTTAGGAAAAATGAATTCGAGAAGTTTGAAACTGAAGGTTTAGAAGGAAGACCTGATAGTCTTATTTCCTCTTCTGAATCCAGACTCCAAGCTATCGAAAGTGAAAGATCCCAAGCTAAAGCTGAATTGAAAGTTGTAGCGGAAAAATGGGATGATGAAGTTCTTGCTTTAAAAGAACAATTAGAAAATGAGAAAGATAAGAATGAGGTTTTCGCTGGTTTTGCTGAAACTGACAAAACTTATGTCTTTGAGGCATGGGTACCTGAAAAAGATGTGGAAAAAGCTCAAGCTATTATTGAGACCGCAACTGAAGGCCATGCAATCATGGAAGTTGAGGAAGTTCCAGACAATGCAGAAGACGTTCCTGTATTGCAACAAAACAATGCATATGCAAAACCTTATGAATTGTTAGTTGAAATGTATTCCCCATTGAAGTACAATGAAATTGACCCTACTTTATTTGTAGCACTTACATATCCTTTCTTCTTCGGTTTCTGTTTAACCGATGCAGGTTATGGTCTTTTAGTTGCAATTATAGGTTTCATTTTATACAGAGGAATGGGTAAAGTCAATAGAACCATGCATGATGGTGGATTAATCATCATAGCAAGTGGTGTATGGGCTATTATTTTAGGTCTGGTTACCAATGGTTTACTTGGGGACCTATGGACTAGAATATTAGGTTGGGGCCCTGCTCTCCCTACAGTTATTGATTCCATTAATGCGTTCAAATATCCGGCTACTATCTTAGTGATTGCAATTGTAATTGGTATTATTTACACTAACCTCGGTTTCATCTTAGGTGCAATTGACAATTTAAGATACGGCGAGAAAAAAGAGGCAATCGGTTCTCAAATCGTATGGTTTGTATTTGAACTTGGTATCATTTTATTGATTTTAGGATTCTTGTTCCCAGCAATTGGAATGATTGGTATGGCATTAGGTGCAGTATTCATTGTTGCTGCTCTTGGTATGCTTATCTGGGGTAACGGTGCTTATGGACTTATGGATGTATTTGGATTCATGGGAGATGTACTTTCATATGCTCGTCTTTTAGCTCTTTGTTTAGCTACTGGTGGTATTGCAATGACTGTAAACATCTTGACCAATATGGTAAATGACATGATTCCAGTTGTAGGTATTGTTTTAGCTATTATCATCTTTATTGGTGGACATATTGCTAACTTCCTTTTCCAAGTATTAGGTGCTGGTGTTAATGCTTTGCGTCTTAACTATGTAGAGTTCTTCTCTCAATTCTATATGGGTGGAAAACATTCATTTGAAGCTTTTAAAGCTAAAAGACAATTTACTAAAATTAAAAAATAG
- a CDS encoding nitroreductase family protein — protein sequence MEFFDVIEQRYSMRGFEDKEVEQEKLDMILKAAQLAPTGVNFQPFKVIVIDTKKYKEELKGIYSPDWFTQAPIVLCVVASKEKAWTRKYDDKNIADIDATIVMTHMILAAEDVGLNTCFIAAFKPDKAREFLDLDDEWEPVLFTPLGYGNAEPRDTPRKAIEELVIYK from the coding sequence ATGGAATTTTTTGATGTAATTGAACAAAGATACAGTATGAGAGGCTTTGAAGATAAGGAAGTAGAGCAAGAAAAATTAGACATGATATTAAAAGCTGCTCAACTTGCTCCAACTGGAGTTAACTTCCAGCCTTTTAAGGTAATTGTAATTGACACTAAAAAGTATAAGGAAGAATTGAAAGGAATCTACAGTCCTGATTGGTTTACACAAGCACCAATTGTCCTTTGTGTAGTTGCCTCTAAGGAAAAGGCTTGGACTAGGAAGTATGATGATAAGAACATTGCAGACATTGATGCAACCATTGTCATGACCCACATGATCCTTGCAGCTGAAGATGTTGGTTTGAACACTTGTTTCATTGCTGCATTCAAGCCTGATAAGGCAAGGGAATTCTTGGATTTAGATGATGAATGGGAACCTGTATTGTTCACTCCTTTAGGTTATGGAAATGCAGAGCCAAGAGACACTCCTAGAAAAGCTATTGAGGAATTGGTCATTTACAAATAA
- a CDS encoding ATP synthase subunit A produces MINEGNIIKIAGPVIVADGMRGTQMYEVVRVGEAKLIGEIIELEGDTATIQVYEETAGVKPGEKVESTGGPLSVELGPGVMGSIFDGIQRPLEVIKGISGDYIARGIDVDSIDKEKKWTFEPVAKVGDKVVGGDVLGQVQETSAVLQKIMVPPMIEGTIKSIAAKAEYTVLETIAEIETDEGIKEVQMLQKWPVRKGRPYKEKLDPDIPLITGQRAQDTFFCLAKGGAAAIPGPFGSGKTVTQQQLAKWADADIVVYIGCGERGNEMTEVLTEFPFLTDPKTGNPIMDRTVLIANTSNMPVAAREACVYTGITIAEYFRDQGYDVALMADSTSRWAEAMREISGRLEEMPGEEGYPAYLASRLAQFYERAGRVITLGQDPKESSVTVVGAVSPPGGDLSEPVTQNTLRICKVFWALDASLADKRHFPSINWLQSYSLYVESITNWWQENASEEWRANRDQAMVLLQKESELEEIVQLVGPDALPDSEQVVLETTRMLREDFLQQNAYDDVDTYCSPAKQAGMLATILKFHEAASAAVERGADVKEIAALTVKEDIARMKYVPEDEFEARVKEIQEKVVTQCAEV; encoded by the coding sequence ATGATTAATGAAGGAAATATTATTAAAATTGCAGGTCCTGTTATCGTCGCAGATGGGATGAGAGGAACTCAAATGTATGAAGTGGTAAGAGTAGGTGAAGCTAAGCTTATCGGTGAGATTATTGAGCTAGAAGGTGACACCGCTACCATTCAAGTTTACGAAGAAACTGCTGGGGTAAAACCTGGTGAGAAAGTGGAAAGTACTGGAGGTCCATTGTCTGTAGAACTTGGACCTGGTGTAATGGGTTCCATTTTTGATGGAATTCAAAGACCTTTAGAAGTTATTAAAGGTATTTCTGGTGATTACATCGCTAGAGGTATTGATGTAGATTCTATTGACAAAGAGAAAAAATGGACTTTCGAACCTGTTGCTAAAGTAGGGGACAAAGTTGTTGGTGGAGACGTACTTGGTCAAGTACAAGAAACATCTGCTGTTTTACAAAAAATTATGGTTCCACCAATGATTGAAGGTACCATTAAGTCTATTGCTGCAAAAGCAGAATACACAGTACTTGAAACTATTGCTGAAATTGAGACTGATGAAGGAATTAAAGAAGTTCAAATGCTTCAAAAATGGCCTGTACGTAAAGGTCGTCCATACAAAGAAAAATTGGACCCAGATATTCCACTTATTACTGGTCAAAGAGCACAAGACACTTTCTTCTGTTTAGCTAAAGGAGGTGCAGCAGCTATTCCTGGTCCTTTCGGTTCAGGTAAAACTGTTACACAACAACAATTAGCTAAATGGGCAGACGCAGATATTGTGGTATATATTGGATGTGGAGAACGTGGAAACGAAATGACTGAAGTACTTACCGAGTTCCCATTCCTTACTGACCCAAAAACTGGAAACCCAATTATGGATAGGACTGTTCTTATTGCAAACACTTCCAATATGCCCGTAGCAGCTCGTGAAGCATGTGTATACACTGGTATTACTATTGCAGAATACTTCCGTGACCAAGGTTACGACGTAGCGCTCATGGCAGACTCAACTTCAAGATGGGCAGAAGCTATGAGAGAAATTTCAGGAAGATTAGAAGAGATGCCTGGGGAAGAAGGTTACCCAGCATACTTAGCATCCAGACTTGCACAGTTCTACGAAAGAGCTGGAAGAGTAATCACTCTTGGTCAAGATCCTAAAGAATCTTCCGTAACTGTAGTAGGTGCAGTATCACCTCCGGGTGGGGACTTATCCGAACCTGTTACTCAAAACACCTTACGTATTTGTAAAGTATTTTGGGCATTGGATGCATCTCTTGCAGATAAACGTCACTTCCCTTCCATCAACTGGTTACAAAGTTATTCATTATACGTAGAAAGTATTACCAACTGGTGGCAAGAAAACGCTTCAGAAGAATGGAGAGCAAACAGGGATCAAGCTATGGTTCTCTTACAAAAAGAATCAGAACTTGAAGAAATTGTACAATTAGTAGGTCCTGATGCATTACCTGATTCTGAACAAGTTGTATTGGAAACTACCCGTATGTTAAGAGAAGACTTCTTGCAACAAAACGCATACGACGATGTAGACACTTACTGTTCTCCAGCTAAACAAGCAGGTATGTTAGCAACTATTCTTAAATTCCACGAAGCAGCTAGTGCAGCTGTAGAACGTGGTGCAGATGTAAAAGAAATTGCAGCTTTAACTGTTAAAGAGGACATTGCTAGAATGAAATACGTCCCAGAAGATGAATTTGAAGCAAGAGTAAAAGAAATTCAAGAAAAAGTTGTAACACAATGTGCTGAGGTATAA
- a CDS encoding V-type ATP synthase subunit F produces MSDVAIIGDIDTVTGFKLGGVKKGIIVNNDEEAKNALDELLNDEISIIIITQKIADNIREHIHKRLGSDVLPMVIEIPDKSGSSEGGADQMAALIKRVIGVEMVK; encoded by the coding sequence ATGAGTGATGTCGCTATTATAGGAGATATCGATACTGTCACTGGTTTTAAACTTGGTGGAGTTAAAAAAGGTATTATTGTAAATAATGATGAAGAAGCTAAAAATGCTCTTGATGAGTTATTAAACGATGAAATTTCAATTATTATAATTACACAAAAGATAGCTGATAACATAAGAGAACATATTCATAAACGTCTTGGTTCTGATGTGTTACCAATGGTTATTGAGATACCAGATAAATCTGGTTCATCTGAAGGCGGTGCCGATCAAATGGCAGCTCTTATTAAGAGAGTTATCGGGGTAGAGATGGTTAAATGA